Below is a window of Procambarus clarkii isolate CNS0578487 chromosome 43, FALCON_Pclarkii_2.0, whole genome shotgun sequence DNA.
ttatataattattattacaattacattaaaattatatatgtgtcattataattatataattattaaaatGATAAATTTATTAAAAGCACAACTTATACTCTTAGTATGAGAAAGTGAAGCACAACCTTAAGACGGATGTAAGTGTTTTCGAGACGAGGTTCGAACGGttcaaaagcttgaacgtcgaatTGCTTCGGATTTATGAATCCAACACTCCAAATTTTAGCTTCAGACATTCCAAATCTTAAGCTTCGAATGATCTGAAATGAAAGTTACGAATGGTTCAAAACGTGATCATACTGATGCGTCCGAAACGTAAATTTCAACGAGTCTTCAAGATTCGTATTATTTCTACCCTCAAGCTTCATAAGGTTCGTAAATTATGTGCTTCGAATGGTCTAAAATGTAAGCTTCAGACATTCCGAAACAGGCTTCAAACTATGAAATGTTAAAATTTGGAATGAACCGAAACATAAGCTTGGAGTGTTGTCAATACGCCTCCAAATGTTATGCTTCAACAAGCATCGAACAGTTCGGTTCACTCGCTCTGGATCCTCAGTTCAGGACATGAGTTTCCAACATCATCTTTCCCAATATTTTGAGCATTTTAATACGTAAACAAGGAAAGGTGtgacaataaataaatatacaccaTACAtactcacattatatatatatatatatatatatatatatatatatatatatatatatatatatatatatatatatatatatatagatgtgtgtgtgtgtgtgtgtaacgtatctcatgtaaataatataaattatatactaTACACATATTTCACAATATGTAGTTTGAGCACTTTGAGAAATTATTAaagaataatgaaaataataaataatatacagATTTAAACTTAATAAATCAAGTGACTAGGTGTTACCTGTGAGGTAATACTCGTTAATAATGACACAATGAGTATAATGAGGTGACCTGTACCTTGCTTCCCGCCACTAGAATTCACCAAGTATGACatttacgaaacctatacatctctCCTCGATTCTGATGGCTTTGTTGACATTTGTCCACAGTTAACGACCTCGGAGGCCCAACGAGGTGGTTCTCGGTCCAAGGTTGTCTTAagcagcctcgtagtgcttcagacctcgtaaactgtttagtacATACACACTAGGCCGCCGCGAGCGAGAAAAGATGTAGATGTTTCGTACGTACATACCTGACGAACACCCCCTGGCTTTGGTAGGTGTTATGATCAGCCCAAAGTCAGGTGTGACTCGCTCAGTCACATGTGTCAACTGAACCAGTGAAGAATATAGCAAGAAATAGTCACATATAAACCCACTTAAACAATAATTGCAAAGGAAACTGACCCAAACTTAACAAAGAAATTAGATAAATGATgtagaaacaaagaaaatggaATTAGACACATAGAAAGTACTCACACAAAGAAAGTAAACACACACGAAGAAAGTAAACTCACACATAGAAAGTAGACTCACACATAGAAAGTAGACCCACACAAAGAAAGTAGACTCACACATAGAAAGTAGACCCACACAAAGAAAGTAGACCCATATAAAGTACTCACACAAAGAAAGTAGACTCACACAAAGAAAGTAGACTCACACAAAGAAAGAAGACTCACACAAAGAAAGTACTCACACATAGAAAGTAGACCCACACAAAGAAAGTAGACCCATAGAAAGTACTCACACAAAGAAAAGTAAACTCACATATAGAAAGTAGACCCACACAAAGAAAGTAGACTCACACATAGAAAGTAGACCCACACAAAGAAAGTAGACTCACACAAAGAAAGTAGACTCACACACAGAAAGTAGACCCATAGAAAGTACTCACACAAAGAAAGTAAACTCACATATAGAAAGTAGACCCACACATAGAAAGTAGACCCACACATAGAAAGTAGACCCACACAAAGAAAGTAGACCCACACATAGAAAGTAGACCCACACAAAGAAAGTAGACCCAAACACAGAAAGTAGACTCACACATAGAAAGTAGACCCCACACATAGAAAGTAGACCCACACATAGAAAGTAGACCCACACAAAGAAAGTAGACCAACACATAGAAAGTAAACCCACACAAAGAAAGTAGACCCACACAAAGAAAGTAGACCCACACAAAGAAAGTAGACCCACACATAGAAAGTAGACCCACACATAGAAAGTAGACCCACACAAAGAAAGTAGACCCACACATAGAAAGTAGACAAACACAAATACACATTAGACACCTtcagaaaacataagaaatacaTTATACATTTATAGTGCAAAACAAACATTATATTACAAGAACGGACAAAAATacataattataaataaattatacaaTATACATTCCTTTTCTTATACAAAATTTTGCAGAAGTGTTCAATGTTCAACTCTTAAAAAATTGCATTTAAAAAAtcactgaaaaaatatatatttaccataaataaatacaattagtaaatatttatgtaaataatttatGAAtagaattattaaataatatttcgAAAAGTTGTAACGATCAGAAATGACGTCTCAGAGATGAAAGGAATCTATGACGTCACAAAGGGGAGTGGAAAGGAATCAATGACGTCACAAGAAGGCCTGGAGAAGCCTAAATCGATGACGTCAACGGATGAAAGAAATCAATGACGTCACAGGTCAATGTCGTCACAGGAAATGACGTCAGATACCAATGACGTCACAGGAAATGACATCATATGCCAATGATGTCAAATAACTGACGTCAGTACAGCCAGGGAAGTAGAAGTCATAATGACAGCCGACATcattacatatttatatatatatatatatatcttcacaaAGATGTAAATTTCTAGTGCTATTTCGTCAAATTTGCTCCtttatatatacatctatatacaaattctctctctcgcatcttggggacacacacacgcacacacacacacacacacacacacacacacagggctctAGGTCCTCTCTAACATAGCAAAGAGccgaaagctcaaccccccccccctgtaagcACAAGAGAGTACACCGCCTGtcagagaggcgggacccaagaactGAACCTCATTCCtgcacctccctcccccacccccccccccacacacagttggCTGCACTACGCCACTACATATAAGGTGGATATCACTCAAGAAGTGGCCTGATATCTTGTCCACTTATGACTAGAGGGCGCGACTAGACGAGGAGACTTGGCAACACAGccgcacactacacaacactcacCCGCGCCGTTACTATGGCAAGTGGCAACGGTGCCGGCAAGATGTGAATATGGCAATAGCGCCAAGGGACATGTGGCACCAACGCCGCAATTTAAATAGAGTATAGTGAGAGATCTGACAACATTCTCCGTGAGATATGGTATCGCTTCTTCGTTGAGGCAACAGTGCTTCATGAGATGTGGCAACGCTGCATTCTCTGATGAGGCAAGTGCTGCAGGAGATGAGGCAACGCTGCATTCTCTGATTAGGCAACAGTGCTACATGAGATGTGGCAACGCTGCATTCTCTGATGAGGCAACAGTGCTTCATAAGATGTGGCAACGCTGCATTTTCTGATTAGGCAACAGTGCTTCACGAGATGTGGCAACGCTGCATTCTCTGATTAGGCAACAGTGCTTCATAAGATGTGACAACGCTGTACGTCTCCAGGAGGAAAAGAGCAACAGTCAGGGCGGGAAGCACAGTTGAGGGAATGTGGCAACATTGCAGAGTGAAACGTTGGAGCTTCTACAGCTTCAACTTGAGAATGGGACGACATCTGTGGAATTTAGCAACAGTACTTTATGAATGGAACATCAAAAAGTGTTCAAAACGTGGCAATGGCATCGTGCGATATGTGGCAGAAGCGTCCTCAGAATTTTGCAGAGGTACTATGCAAAAAATGGCAAcagtgtcctggattgtgcattaTTAACACCTAAAAATCTTGGCAATACGGTTTTGTAGCGTGGATCAGAGGCGGCGGTTGAGGTGTGGCAACATGGCAGCAAGCAGGATCTCCACACAGGTTCTCTTTGATAAGTTAAACTTGAGTAAAAATGTCTTAAACTTCTCGAGGAGGGACAGTCGCCGCCATATTGGATAGCGGCAGCGGCGGTAAACACATCCCGCCACCCCCTGGCACGGTGGCTCTAGCCAGCTCCACCGGGCGCCTCACTCTGGCACCAAGGTGTCACTAGAGTGCCAACAGGAACACCGTCACCAGGTAAACAAGTGCCACCAGTCAGTCCTGACACAGCTCGGTCTATACGTCACCAAGCGTGCCATAGTGGCACTAATAGGGAAACACTACCAAGTCAATCGCTGAAAATATCTAGTCAATTACAGCGTCTTTCCTTAAAAGTTTATTTATACAAGTATCTGTTTTCTTTAAAACATATTTCCTCACTGTTGCGCGTTTGTCAATTGCAAACAAGCACTCGACTTTGCATCCTTACTGCTCCTCCAGATTGGTTACCTGCTGAAAGGTCGAGGACCAGTCAGGAAGGGAGACGGAGTCACGTGACTGTTGCGTGCACCAATTGGAGAAGAGAGACTGTCATGCGTAATGCGGATAGGCGGAGGAGATGTGTGACGTCATATGTGAGGGGTGGTGCGTCATGGAGTGGCCCGAGGCGGCGGCTATATTGGAGTACAGGTTGGCGCTGGGGTTAGTCCAGTAGGAGGTGGGAGAGGGGAATATACTCGCTGCCGGAGAGAACAAAAATTACATATCAATAAATATTAATCGCAACACAAATGTGATATAATCGTCTAGAAATATGTATATTTGATTCATTATTATTACATTGTTCCAAACATGTAAACCGACCCAAGTTTGTACAAACAATTCCATATATGGTTTCACTCCAACACAAACACCGAGGCTTACACAAATACCGAGGcttccacaaacacaaacaccgaggctttcacaaacacaaacaccgagGCTTCCTCAAACACAAACACCGAGGCTTCCTCAAACACAAACACCGAGGCTTCCACAAACACCGAGACTttcacaaacacaaacaccgaggctttcacaaacacaaacaccgaggcttcctcaaacacaaacaccgaggcttcctcaaacacaaacaccgaggcttccacaaacacaaacaccgaggcttccacaaacacaaacaccgagactttcacaaacacaaacaccgagGCTTTCACAAACAAAAACACCGAGGCTTCCTCAAACACAAACACCGAGGCTTCCTCAAACACAAACACCGAGGCTTCCTCAAACACTGAGTcttccacaaacacaaacaccgagGCTTCCACAAACACTGAGTcttccacaaacacaaacaccgagGCTTCCACAAACACTGAGTcttccacaaacacaaacaccgagGCTTCCTCAAACACAAACACCGAGGCTTCCTCAAACACCGAGGCTTCCACAAACACTGAGTCTTCCACAAACACTGAGTCTTCTACAAACACAAACACCGAGGCTTCCACAAACACCGAGGCTTCCACAAACACTGAGTcttccacaaacacaaacaccgagGCTTCCACAAACAAAAACACCGAGGCTTCCTCAAACACAAACACCGAGACTTCCTCAAACACAAACACCGAGGCTTCCACAAACACCGAGGCTTCCTCAAACACAAACACCGAGGCTTCCACAAACAAAAACATCGAGGCTTCCACAAACACCGAGGcttccacaaacacaaacaccgaggcttcctcaaacacaaacaccgaggcttccacaaacaccgaggcttccacaaacacaaacaccgaggcttccacaaacaccgaggcttccacaaacacaaacaccgagGCTTCCTCAAACACAAACACCGAGGCTTCCTCAAACACAAACACCGAGGCTTCCTCAAACACAAACACCGAGGCTTCCTCAAACACAAACGCCGAGGCTTCCTCAAACACAAACACCGAGGcttccacaaacacaaacaccgagacttcctcaaacacaaacactgaggcttccacaaacacaaacaccgaggcttccacaaacacaaacaccgaggctaacacaaacaccgaggcttcctcaaacacaaacaccgaggcctccacaaacacaaacaccgaggcttccacaaacacaaacaccgagGCTTCCACAAACACCGAGGCTTCCACAAACACCGAGGCTTCCTCAAACACAAACACCGAGACTTCAACAAACACAAACACCGAGGCTTCCTCAAACACAAACACCGAGGcttccacaaacacaaacaccgagGCTTCCTCAAACACAAACACCGTGGCTTCCACAAACACCGAGGCTTCCTCAAACACAAACACCGAGGcttccacaaacacaaacaccgtgGCTTCCACAAACACCGAGGCTTCCTCAAACACAAACACCGAGGCTTCCTCAAACACAAACACCGATGcttccacaaacacaaacaccgagGCTTCCTCAAACAGAAACACTGAGGCTTCCACAAACACCGAGGCTTCTACAAACACCGAGGCTTCCTCAAACACAAACACCGAGGCTTCCTCAAACACAAACACCGAGGCTTCCACAAACACCGAGGCTTCCTCAAACACCAACACCGAGGTTTCCAAACACAAACACCGAGGCTTCCACAAACACAAATACCGAGGCTTCCACAAACACAAATACCGAGGcttccacaaacacaaacaccgaggcttcctcaaacacaaacaccgaggcttccacaaacacaaacaccgaggcttcctcaaacacaaacaccgaggcttccacaaacacaaataccgaggcttccacaaacacaaacaccgaggcttccacaaacacaaacaccgaggcttccacaaacacaaacaccgaggcttcctcaaacacaaacaccgaggcttccacaaacacaaataccgaggcttccacaaacacaaacaccgaggcttccacaaacacaaacaccgtgGCTTCCACAAACACCGAGGcttccacaaacacaaacaccgaggcttcctcaaacacaaacaccgaggcttccacaaacacaaacaccgaggcttcctcaaacacaaacaccgaggcttccacaaacacaaacaccgaggcttcctcaaacacaaacaccgaggcttccacaaacacaaacaccgaggcttcctcaaacacaaacaccgaggcttccacaaacacaaacaccgaggcttcctcaaacaccgaggcttccacaaacacaaataccgaggcttccacaaacacaaacaccgaggcttccacaaacacaaacaccgaggcttccacaaacacaaacaccgaggcttccacaaacacaaacaccgaggcttccacaaacacaaacaccgagGCTTCCTCAAACACACACTCAATTACTTCAAGTTCCCGCCCTTTCCTCAACTAAATTTACCGCGTACATTAGTGATTCTTTTATGCTAAATTGAGCCCGGTCCCCTCCCTGCCTGAGGTAGACTATAGAGCTCTTCAAGAGCCCCCACAGAGGACAAGAGAGAGACCCACCTGCCGAGGAAGGGATGCCAGTGTGTGTGCTCATAAAGTTAAgcttggtggtggggtggtaggaGGACATGAAGAGATCACTCTGGTACTTGTAGGCCGTGGGGTCGGCGCCCGCCGGCTGCGTCGCCGCCGCTAGCCCCTGGAAGTCGAACTTGTAAGCGTACCTCTTGCCGTGGACCTTGGTCATGATGTTCTTGTCGTAGTAGTACCTGCACCAAGCACAGGCACTCTTAGATTTggctttatatatactgtatatatctatatatgttgTACTAAGTACGCAAAATTGCCTAacgaaccaagttttcctgaaattatatattttctgAGGAATGATAAGATTTTTCGTTGCATTATACTGAATTTTATTTGTTTaatttgagtcaaaactaacttagaaATTTGAGTCAACTTAACCTAACTGATCCTAACGTAACATAACCTATGCTAACAtagcctaacataactaagtctgtaattcatgttcttaatagaATAAAATAACATCGATTCAAATAAACCATTCTGAAAaataatatttgaaaataactAAAATCATCACTCTGCCTGTTAGGGGACTCGGGCCTCACATACTAAGCCAAACATACATATAtgagacaatgtcagaccacgaaggaaggattaagactggAATTTAATGAagaactttcgtatttaataatacatcttcagaaggatccttctgaagatgtattattaaatacgaaagtacttaaggactttcctgtcttaatccttccttcctgGTCTGACATTGTCTCAGTGTTCACCACGTGATAATTTCTTCGTGGTTTACACACACTTAATATCGTAATTCTCATAATTACGATATTAATATACAGTTGATATTAAGAAACAAATAGACGTAGTAGTATTTctagatagttttctatttatatTACTAGATAGATATATCTATTTCTAAATAGATTTATAGATTTCTATATACTAGGTGAATTAGTAGTTCAAGGTGGGATACTATGATCAGGAAATTAGGTACTTCATTGCTTTATTTTTTAATAAAGTAGAAGTTGACTTTATTCTTAATTAATTATGAAGGTAATTCCATATATTGGGCCTCTATATTTGCCTGGCGTGTTTACATAgagttagtctgactctgggaatatcaaatggatatatatatatttctggtgtggtgctcaatgGGTTCTGTTATATCCATCTTTAAAAAACTTTAAAAACaggattagtattgaataataaggcTTCGTgagtgtaaatagcacaagagaatgtttgtgtggagtgagtgtatgttcagcatgttaagggacttgaaCAGGGGGtccgtgtgttgtctgaagacagagtttgttatagttctgatagcagagttttgctgagtgatgataggcttgaggtaattttcagtggttgaaccccatgcacagataccgtatgtaagataggaaTAGATCAGTGcgcagtataatgagaggagagcagagtggagaacataatatctgattttagagagtataccgacCGCTTTTGAGACATTTTTGACTATATTTTTTTATGTGTTGAAGTTTAGTGTCTATGTAAAGGCCAGGGGGAATCTTCCTTCACTTTGACTATTACAaagaacattgtctatctgaaggtaAATTTGGTTtgctgatttgtttccaaataaaatgtaggtcGTTCTTACGTttaatgtgagtttgttggttgacatccaggaGTGGACTATTGTTAACTAGCTATTGGCATTATTTAGAATGTGTGGATTTGGGTTTGACAAAATTAAGGTAGTATTGTCAGCAAAGAGCTTATGTATAAGAACGTTAGAGACATTTGGGAAGTCATTGATTTATGTAAGAAATTGAAGAGGtgttaagatgctgccctgtggcactcctatgaTGAGTGGGAGAGGTAATATGTAGCcactgatggctacatattgttgTCATCTGGCGAGACATGACCGTATGTAGTTCAGAGAGACGCCCTGAGTGCCATATTAATGAAGTTTAATTAGGCGGTTATTATGATTAACGATATGAAGTCTTGGGAAGTTATTTTTGTCATGATCCGTGAGGCTTCAGACCAGTAGACTAATACAGGCGTCACAGATACTCTTGAGACATCCATAACCCAACTGGCGGGGGGTTGGTAGGTTGAATTTTACAAGGTAGGAGCACAGCTGATTGTAAAATaaccttttcaaatatttttgatggtACAGGAAGGTTTCATATTGGTCTTTAACAGCTTGTGGCTTGTGTCCTGTTGTGCTTGTGTCAGATGTATCGCCTTCTTTATTTAATGGAGTTAATAAAGGGGTGAAGTGTGCCCACAtgtgccccttcccccccccctcccacacaacacccatcccccctgcccctccctcacccctccccccacacaaccccccccccctgcccctccctcacccctcctccccaCACAAGCCTCACCTCAGCGCCCTGGAGAGCTTGTCATAGTTCATGTTGGGCTTGGACTTCCTCTCGCCCCAGCGCCTGGCCACCTCGTCGGGGTCCGTGAGCTTGAACTCTCCGTTGGTGCCCTCCCAGGTGATGCAGTTGGCGTTGGAGGAGTCTGAGAGCAGCTCCAGCAGGAACTGCCACAGCTGGATCTGTCCTgaacctggggagggggggggggagattgtggttagcttggggaggggggagatagtGGTTACACTACTATCATTATCATaactactactatcaccaacactaccaccaccacaaccactagcacAACCAATATCACCAACAACTTCATCATCGACAACGCtatcacaatcactaccaccatcaccaacactaccaccatcaccaacactaccaccatcaccaacactaccaccatcaccaacactaccaccatcaccaacactaccaccatcaccaacactaccaccgtcagcaacactaccaccatcaccatcactaccaccgtcaccaacactaccaccatcaccaacactaccaccatcaccatcactaccaccatttcTACCATACAACCTTCAGTAcctacaacaaccaccatcagTACCATATCAGCAACGACATCCACCATTaatatcaccacaacaaccacaatcaCGTTTAGTACCACAATAACAATAAAAACCATCGCcagtaacacaacaacaacaactaccacaattaCACAAAGAGCGTTGTGGTAGTGTGGCCTTGCCAGGGCCTGTTGGCCTTGGTGTTGGACGGGATCAATgctgctccctggtggtggtggtggtggtgtgggtggtggtggtggtggtggtggtggtgtgggtggtggtggtggtggtggtggtggtggtgtgggtggtggtggtggtggtggtggtggtgtgggtggtggtggtggtgggggtggtggtggtgtgggtggtggtggtggtggtggtgttNNNNNNNNNNNNNNNNNNNNNNNNNNNNNNNNNNNNNNNNNNNNNNNNNNNNNNNNNNNNNNNNNNNNNNNNNNNNNNNNNNNNNNNNNNNNNNNNNNNNNNNNNNNNNNNNNNNNNNNNNNNNNNNNNNNNNNNNNNNNNNNNNNNNNNNNNNNNNNNNNNNNNNNNNNNNNNNNNNNNNNNNNNNNNNNNNNNNNNNNNNNNNNNNNNNNNNNNNNNNNNNNNNNNNNNNNNNNNNNNNNNNNNNNNNNNNNNNNNNNNNNNNNNNNNNNNNNNNNNNNNNNNNNNNNNNNNNNNNNNNNNNNNNNNNNNNNNNNNNNNNNNNNNNNNNNNNNNNNNNNNNNNNNNNNNNNNNNNNNNNNNNNNNNNNNNNNNNNNNNNNNNNNNNNNNNNNNNNNNNNNNNNNNNNNNNNNNNNNNNNNNNNNNNNNNNNNNNNNNNNNNNNNNNNNNNNNNNNNNNNNNNNNNNNNNNNNNNNNNNNNNNNNNNNNNNNNNNNNNNCTTGTATGCCTCGGTGTCCCATTAACTTGTATGCCTCAGTGTCCCATTAACGTGTATGCCACGGTGTCCCATTTGACGTGTATGCCTCGGTGACCCATTAACGTGTATGCCTCGGTGTCCCATTTACGTGTATGCCTCGGTGTCCCATTAACGTGTATGCCACGGTGTCCTATTAACGTGTATACCACGGTGTCCCATTAACGTGTATGCCACGGTGTCCCATTAACTTGTATGCCTCGGTGTCCCATTAACGTGTATGCCACGGTGTCCCATTAACTTGTATGCCTCGGTGTCCCATTAACGTGTATGCCTCGGTGTCCCTTTAACTTGTATGCCTCGGTGTCCCATTAACTTGTATGCCACGGTGTCCCATTAACGTGTATGCCTCGGTGTCCCTTTAACTTGTATGCCTCGGTGTCCCATTAACTTGTATGCCACGGTGTCCCATTAACTTGTATGCCACAGTGTCCCATTAACTTGTATGCCACGGTGTCCCATTAACGTGTATGCCACGGTGTCCCATTAACTTGTATGCCTCGGTGTCCCATTAACGTGTATGCCTCGGTGTCCCTTTAACTTGTATGCCTCGGTGTCCCATTAACTTGTATGCCACGGTGTCCCATTAACGTGTATGCCTCGGTGTCCCTTTAACTTGTATGCCTCGGTGTCCCATTAACTTGTATGCCACGGTGTCCCATTAACTTGTATGCCACGGTGTCCCATTAACGTGTATGCCACGGTGTCCCATTAACTTGTATGCCTCGGTGTCCCATTAACGTGTATGCCTCGGTGTCCCTTTAACTTGTATGCCTCGGTGTCCCATTAACTTGTATGCCACGGTGTCCCATTAACGTGTATGCCACGGTGTCCCATTAACGTGTATGCCTCGGTGTCCCATTAATTTGTATGCCTCGGTGTCCCTTTAACTTGTATGCCTCGGTGTCCCATTAACTTGTATGCCTCGGTGTCCCTTTAACTTGTATGCCTCGGTGTCCCATTAACGTATATGCCACGGTGTCCCATTAACGTGTATGCCACGGTGTCCCATTAACGTGTATTCCACGGTGTCCCATTAACGTGTATGCCACGGTGTCCCATTAACGTGTATGCCACGGTGTCCCATTAACTTGTATGCCACGGCGTCCCATTAACGTATATGCCACGGTGTCCCATTAACGTGTATGCCTCGGTGTCCCATTAACTTGTATGCCTCGGTGTCCCTTTAACTTGTATGCCACGGTGTCCCATTAACTTGTATGCCACGGTGTCCCATTAACGTATATGCCACGGTGTCCCATTAACGTGTATGCCTCGGTGTCCCATTAACTTGTATGCCACGGTGTCCCATTAACGTGTATGCCACGGTGTCCCATTAACTTGTATGCCACGGTGTCCCATTAACGTATATGCCACGGTGTCCCATTAACGTGTATGCCTCGGTGTCCCATTAACTTGTATGCCTCGGTGTCCCTTTAACTTGTATGCCACGGTGTCCCATTAACGTATATGCCACGGTGTCCCATTAACGTGTATGCCT
It encodes the following:
- the LOC138349891 gene encoding transcriptional regulator ERG homolog is translated as MVFIVIVVLNVIVVVVVILMVDVVADMVLMVVVVGSGQIQLWQFLLELLSDSSNANCITWEGTNGEFKLTDPDEVARRWGERKSKPNMNYDKLSRALRYYYDKNIMTKVHGKRYAYKFDFQGLAAATQPAGADPTAYKYQSDLFMSSYHPTTKLNFMSTHTGIPSSAASIFPSPTSYWTNPSANLYSNIAAASGHSMTHHPSHMTSHISSAYPHYA